Within the Agromyces ramosus genome, the region ACGCTCACGGCGGCCTTCGAGTTCACGACGAAGCGCGTGCTCGACGTCGCCCTGCCGCTCGGCGCGCTCGTCAGCCTGCCGCCTGCCGCCACACCGGGCGACGTCGAACGGGCCGTGGCCCGTCACGGCTTCTCGCGCTACTCGATCCTCGATGTCGACGGCGAACCGGCCGGGTACGTGCACCTGAAGGACGTGATCGACCTCGACGACGATGAGTTCGACGATCCGATTCCGGCGAAACGCGTGCGTCGACTCGTGTCGATCTTCGACGGCACCGACCTCGAAGACGCCCTCGCGACCATGCGCCGCCTCGGCACGCACGTCGCGCGCGCGTTCGACGAAGACGGCCGAACCACGGGTGTCATCTTCCTCGAGGACATCATCGAGGAGCTCGTCGGCGAGGTGCAGGACGCCACCCGAAGGGGCTGAGGGGCCCCGGATTCGGGCCCTCGGCACTCCTCGGGTCGGCGTAGACTGGCGCCGACCCGAGGGATCCGAGGAAACATCATGTTTGAGAACGCTATTGCCATGGCCGTACTTCCGGCGTCCGACCAGGAGCGGGCGCGCCGCTTCTGGAGCGACGTCTTCGGACTCACGCCCCTCCGCTCCGACATGGGCGGCGACTTCTACATCGTGGGCGGCGTGCCCCTGCTCGTCTACGAGACCCAGTTCGCGGGCACCGCGCAGAACACCTCGTTCGGGCTCTTCACCGACGACCTCGACCGCGACATGGCCGCACTGCGGGAGAAGGGCGTGACCTTCAACGAGTACGACCTGCCCGGCCTGAAGACCGAGAACGGCGTCGTCGACATGGACGGCGAGCGCGGCGCCTGGTTCAACGACAGCGAAGGCAACATCATCTCGATCGCGCAGCCCACGAGCATCTCGCTCGATGACGCCAAGGCGATGCTGTCGGCCCAGCGCGCCTGAGCCCGAGCGACGTCACCACTCGCCGTCGTTCACCTCGGGGCGCGCACGCAGGTACTGGTACGGCCACATCGCAGTGCCCGCACCCAGCTCGTGCGCGGCCCGCAGCGCGAAGTGCGGGTCCCGCATCATCGCCTTGCCGAGCATGATCGCGTCGGCGCGACCCGTGGCGACGAGGTCGTCGGCATGCCGCGCGTTCGTGATGCGCCCCACCGCCGACACCGGGACATCCGACCGCTCGCCCACGTACTCGGCGAAATGAGCCTGGTAGCCCGGACCGACCGGGATGTCGGCCGCGGCGACGAGCCCGCCGGTCGACACGTCGAAGAAGTCGGCGCCGGCGTTCTGCGCCCACCCCGCGACGGTCGCAGTCTGCTCCTCGTCCCAGCCGCCCGGAGTCCAGTCGGTCGCCGAGAAGCGCACGAAGAGGGGGACCAGCTCGCCGATCTCGGTGCGCACGGCGCGCACGATCTCGAGGAGCAGCCGCGCGCGGTTCTCGAGGCTGCCGCCCCACCGATCGGTGCGCACGTTCGAGAGCGGCGAGAGGAACTGGTGCACGAGGTAGCCGTGGGCGGCATGCACCTCGACGAGGTCGAATCCCGCGTCGACCGCGCGCCGCGCCGCTGACCGGAAGTCGTCGATCACCTGGACGATGCCCGCCTCATCGAGCGCGACGGGCTCGGCATATCCGTCGAACGCGATCGCCGACGCCGACACCGTGGGCCAACCGCCCTCGTCGAGCGGCTGCGAACCGGGGCGGCGCATGGGCTCGGGCCAGATCGAGGCCTTGCGGCCGGCGTGCGCGAGCTGGATGCCGGACGCCGCGCCCTGCGAGTGCAGGAACCGGGTGATTCGCGCCCACGCCGTCGCCTGCTCCTCGTTCCAGAGGCCCGTGTCGTGATCGGAGATGCGGCCCTCGGGGTTCACGGCCGTCGCCTCGGCGATGACGAGTCCGGCCCCGCCCGCGGCCATCGCGCCGAGGTGCACGAGGTGCCAGTCGTGCGGCACCCCGTCGCGGGCGGTCACCGAGTACTGGCACAGCGGCGGCACCCATACGCGGTTGCGGATCGTGAGGCCGCGGATCGTGATCGGGGTGAACAGGGCGGGCGTCGTCGCCACCTCGTCGCCGCTCATACGAGCGACCGAAGCCAGGACTCGAGCGCGGCGGCATCCGTGAACACATGCCCGTCGCCACCGACGGCCCTGGCCCCCTCGACGTTCT harbors:
- a CDS encoding VOC family protein, with amino-acid sequence MAVLPASDQERARRFWSDVFGLTPLRSDMGGDFYIVGGVPLLVYETQFAGTAQNTSFGLFTDDLDRDMAALREKGVTFNEYDLPGLKTENGVVDMDGERGAWFNDSEGNIISIAQPTSISLDDAKAMLSAQRA
- a CDS encoding NADH:flavin oxidoreductase/NADH oxidase yields the protein MSGDEVATTPALFTPITIRGLTIRNRVWVPPLCQYSVTARDGVPHDWHLVHLGAMAAGGAGLVIAEATAVNPEGRISDHDTGLWNEEQATAWARITRFLHSQGAASGIQLAHAGRKASIWPEPMRRPGSQPLDEGGWPTVSASAIAFDGYAEPVALDEAGIVQVIDDFRSAARRAVDAGFDLVEVHAAHGYLVHQFLSPLSNVRTDRWGGSLENRARLLLEIVRAVRTEIGELVPLFVRFSATDWTPGGWDEEQTATVAGWAQNAGADFFDVSTGGLVAAADIPVGPGYQAHFAEYVGERSDVPVSAVGRITNARHADDLVATGRADAIMLGKAMMRDPHFALRAAHELGAGTAMWPYQYLRARPEVNDGEW